The following DNA comes from Priestia koreensis.
TAACGATTTAAGCAGCGAATATGGTGTATCAGAAGTAACAATCTATAAATGGGTGAAGGCATTCACACCTATCAGCTCAGAGGAAGGCTCTCTAACACCCAAAGAATTAGCTGACATCCAGAAGGAAAACCTTCGGTTAAAACAAGAACTAGATCGTCTAAAAAAGGCTATGGCCATATTCGCGAAAAAGTGACAGAAGAAGAGCTCAACCATTTTATCGAGGCATATAAAGGGCCATACAGCGTTCAGAAAATGTGCGAAGTGTTAACGATTCCAAGAAGTAGCTACTACCACTCGTTCAAGAGAACGGTATCAAACCGTGAACAGGAAAATCAGTAGCTGACGAAAGAAATCCAACGAATTCATGTGAAAAGTAAAGCACGTTATGGTGCTCTCAACATTCATCAGAATTTAGTAAATAACGGGTGTTACCTAAGCCTAAAGCGCATTCAATGCTTAATGAAAAAGGCAGGAATTCGTTCGATCACAAAGAAAAAATACCGTCCTTATCCGTCAAAAGAAAAGGTTATACAGCTAGATAATCTGTTAAAGCGAGATTTCTCTACACAGACTATTAACGAGAAATGGATGGCAGATAGTACGTATATCCCTACAGTAAAAGATGGTTGCTGCTATTTAGCATCTGTATTAGATTTGCATTCTAAAAAAATGGTTGGCTATTCTTTTTCCCGTTCTATGACCTATGACATCCGAACTGGTTAAGGAAGACATACTTCTTTATTGAGTTTCCTGCATGATATAAATCCACAATCGTTTTCTTAAACTCATCATTGTATGTTTTGCCTGCACGTTTACGTTCCGTTTCGGACACATCCTCTCAAAAATCATTGTAAGAACTTAATAAAATGGTGCCCATGAAACTATACTAACTCCACTATTTAGTCTTTCTACCCCAATAAATTTAATTACACACCTTTCTATTTAGCATGAATAAAAAGATGTGTAATTATGATCTAAATACAATTGTACTATATATAAGGTTTTTCAAAAAAACATTTATCTATTTAGGATGAGTACAAACTTAATAACTGTATCTCTGAATTCAAAATAATTCCGACATTTCGGAAATTCGAACATTCAATTTTACTTTTTTTTATCTTTTTTTTACTGCAAGTTGCTAACTTATACGCTTCGTCAAGTTTAACCTGATTGAAGTAATAAAGATGATTATGCTGATCAAGAGTTGTATAAACCCCTCTTTTTTCTTTTATATAAAATGAATGAAGTGGAATAGAAAAACCCCTTCCTTTTGCCTTTATATAAGATTCTTTCATTGTCCAGTATTCATAGAAGCAGTCTATCTTCTCTGATAAAGGGCTCTCTTCAATTTTAGAAAATTCAAGCGACGTAAAAAATCTTTCAGCAATTCTAAAATCAATAGGATTTATCTTCTCAATATCAATTCCTATTTCTTCTGTATCTGTTACACAAACTACCCATTCATGCGAATGCGATAGATTAAAATAAAAGTTAGGGACTTCATTAATTGAAGGTTTTCCATACTCATTATAAAAATAGGAAAAGTAAGTTATACCTAACTCTTTCTCTATAATATACTGAACAAGTAAAGATCCGTATAAAGAACGAATAGAATCTTCTTTTTTAATGTATCGGCTAACTCTGTGTTGTCTTTCAATTGGAATTTTAGAAAGCGCACCTATAATCTCTTCTTCAGTTAATTTAGTAGTTATCTTAATAGCATATATATTCATTTATATTTTCGATGTCAACTTTCCAGTCAATATTGACTCTATTAATGAAACAACTTCCTTTTCTTGTGATTGAATAAAAAAGTGCCCCCCAAAAAACTCGTACAATTGACAGGTCATATTAGTGTATTCTTTCCATCCAGTAAGTTGGTTCATTTTAATTTCATCCCTATCACCATAAAGTATATGAAAAGGAATATTTAGCAAACTTGACCTTTTCTCAAACTGATATGTTTCAATCATCTTATAATCTGACCTTATATAAGGTAAATACAAATCCAAAAATTCTTCATTATTAAGGAGTTGCTTAGGCGTACCACCTAGCTCAAATAAATGTTGTATAAAACGTTTTTTTTCAAACAAATGCACTTTTTTTTTCCCTGCGAGATGAGGTGCTGATTTTGCAGAAAAAAAAGCAGCTATCGGAGGAATATGATTTAATTCTTGAATTTTATAACATAATTCGAATGCTAGTAATCCTCCCATACTATGGCCAAAAATAGCATATGGCTCACTACCAGTAAATACAGGATGAAGTATTTGATAAATGTTATCTATAGCTTCTTTTACGCTTTTATAACACTCTTCTTGAAATCTTTTACCCCTTCCAGCCAATTCAATATCTATTATTTCAATATTTGGAACTAGTAAATTTGACCATTTTGCAAATGATCTAGAAGAACCTCCAGCAAAAGGCAAGCAGACTAACTTCACTATATTATCCCCCTTGTATAAAAATATATTGTTATCTATATAAGTTAATATAACAAATACTTTCTCAACTTATTGATAGTTTTTGACTTTAATTAATCTGTGACCACTTTTTATCGTTTATTTTAACACGAAAATATAAATACGAGGAATTGTAGTTATCTATGCTATAAAAAGTATACTATTTCTAACTTTTCGTGCCTATTTTATGCAACAAATATTATTGACCTTATTTTATTAAATTGCATTTACTTAAGGAATACAATATACATATTTACTAAGCAAGAAAATTAAGAGAGCGTAAAATATCTTGTGTAAATGAATAAATACAAAAAGGAAGACCTTTTCTTGTAGAATTAAGTCACCACAACCAATTCAAAGAAAGAAGGTCTTCCTATGAATCAGTTTACAACAGATCTTGTTCAAGCTCTAGTCCAAAAAGAAGATGTAACGAAAGTTTTCCGTACTCACTTAGAAAATGCGGTTAATACGCTCTTAGCGAGCGAATTGACAGCTTTTTTGGATTACGAAAAATATGATCGTATTGGATTTAATACAGGAAGTTCACGAAATGGTTCGTACGAACGCACACTACACACAGAGTTTGGAGAACTTCATCTCGTTATTCCTCGTGATCGGAATGGCGACTTTAAGCAACAGACGGTGGCTCCTTATAAAAGAGCCAATGATACGCTTGAAGCGTTCGTTATTCATATGTTCCAAAAGGGCGTAACGACTGTTGAAATTGCCGACTTGATGGAGCGCATGTATGGTCACCATTACACACCTCAAACCATTTCAAATATGACAAAGGTGATGTCTGAACAGGTAGAAGCATTCCGAGATCGAACGTTGTGTGCACGCTATGCGTGCGTTTATTTAGACGCTACATATATTGCTTTAAAACGGGATACAGTGTCTAAAGAAGCTGTCTATATTGCCGTTGGCATTCGGGAAGACGGTTCAAAAGAAGTACTTGGCTATACAATCGCTCCTAACGAATCCGCCTTTGTCTGGAAAGAACTTTTAGAAGACATCAAATCTCGTGGTGTAGAGGAGATTCTGTTGTTCATTTCCGATGGTTTAAAAGGCATCACAGACAGTATTTTTTCTATCTATCCAGCTTCTTTTTATCAAACATGCTGCGTCCATCTTTCACGGACAATTGCTCATAAAGTTCGTGTATCAGATCGAGCTGAAATCTGTGAAAACTTCAAATCTGTGTATCGTGCAGAAAGCCTTGAAATGGGCCAACAGGCCCTACATTCGTTCATTGAAAAGTGGAAGTCAAAGTACCCAAAAGTGACAAAGCCATTGCTTAATAACCCTTATTTGTTCACGTTTTATAGCTTTCCTAAGTCTATTTGGCGCAGTATTTATTCAACCAATCTCATTGAATCTTTTAATAAACAAATCAAGAAATATAGTAAGCGTAAGGAACAATTCCCAAACGAAGAGTCGCTTGAACGCTTCCTCGTTTCCCAATTTGACCAATATAATCAGCGCTTCGCGACAAGGTGTCATATTGGTTTTGATCAAGCTCGCGCAGAGCTACAAATGATGTTTAAAACAAACTAGTGGATGATGTCCAAAAGAAAAGGAAATCCTTATTTACACAAAATTATTGACGGTCCCAAAATTTAATACAATAGACTAAATTCAATAATTTAGGTATAAAAATCGTGATTTTTTAGTCTTTCTTATTTAATTATTAAACTGATTGGGTGTTTAAATACCCTTTTCTAAACAACTGCCTATAAATTGAAATGCACCTAACCTCAAGATTTTTCAATTTCTTTAAAATATTATATTTAATTAAAAGTTCATTTTACATAGCATTATTCTGTGAAATTTTTCTTTCCTCTCTACAAGATACATATACAAGGATAATCTACATAAACAATCTTTATTGAAAGAAACAAGATAGAAATTTTCCAAAAACATCAAAAAGAAACGCCTTATAGCATAAGGGAAATGTTGACTTCTCTATTCATTAACCTTACATTTTTTATACGTGGTGAATCTTACAAATTTTTATGATAAAACGATGTATGAGAAATATATAATAGGAGAATATATTTTACATTTCTAATTAGAAAAATACGTAAGGTTATTTCCGCTAGATACGTCGTACGCGACCATTAAACTTTGGTTGGAAATATCCTTTTGACATATCGGCAAATGCTACGCCTGTCTTTCCTTGACAACCTAGGAACTTCCCGTTTCCTGCGTAAATCCCTACGTGACCATCTTTTTTGTAGGTATCAAAGAATACTAAATCCCCTGGTTGCATATCACTTACAGGTACAGGTGTACCTAAATTCTTGAGCGTTTCTGTGCTCACCCATCCCCGATTACCAAGATCGATGCCGACTTGCGCAAAGGCCCAGTGAACAAAACTACTACAGTCAAAGCGCCCTGCATTAATATCCCCTTGATTTCGTCCACCACCGAAGACATAGACAGTCTTTCCAATGAGGACCGACCCTGCATTGACGACCGCTGAGGAGCTGCTACTTCCTCCACCACCTACAGGAATCTCTTTGGCTTCATTCTTAAACTTTTCTCCAAGATTCATCGCTTTTGTCACATACCAGTTGGCATTGTTATAGGTGTAAAAGGCTTTTTTCGGATCACTCGGCATTCCATTTGCCCCTAAATACTTGGCGGTTGCGAGAATTCCGTCCTCTAAGTTCCATGGATCAGCCTTTCCATCGCCATTTCCGTCTACCCCATACCCACCGTATCGAGCGATTACGGATAAACTGGTGTACGTTTCTTTTGGCATCACTACGTTTCCTTTGGATCCCTTACAGCCCGGATAACTCCACCCTACCCATGTACATGGCATGAATTGGGTAACCCCGAAGGCCCCGGCTGATGACGTAGTCGCATTCGTGGAAAATTGGGTTTCAATGGAGTGGACAGCCGCAATATAATACCATGGCGTTCCAAAGGTCGATTGCCCTTTAAGATACATCGGCATGAATTGAGGAGGTACGCCTTTACCAGGAACGATGTTCCCATTTGAACCCACCCCAATAATATCAATTCCGACATTATCAAAAGCAACTTTGCCGTTCTTTAGCCATTCCGTATAATGAATGATGCCCCCAGACGCTTCATAAAAAGCTTCTACCATTTTTTTGTCACTCATCTTGTATCCAAATGAATCCAAAATTTCATCCAACTTGGTGTAATCCTCTTTTTGTTTTTGACCTGTCACGACCGCTTGTTTACTCCGTGTCCATGTTGTCGAAGACGAACCGTCTTCATTCTTTGTCGTATGTTTCTGCCACGGGCCCCATTCTTCCCCGTACGTAAACGTCGCTTTCCCGTTCCACGCGGTCACTTCTGTTAAGCGCTTGACAGAACTCGTTGACGTGGTAGACGGGGATTCTGTACATTGCCCCGTTGATGAACAGGATTGAGACTTGGTTTCATCGGCTGTCTCAAAGGATTCATAGGTAAAGGTCGGCTTTAGTTTATCGACCGTTGTATCGATTAACTCATAATAGTCCTCGTGCTCTTTATGCATTTCGTTAATCTGAATAATGGCCGATACGAGCCCTTCTGGAACACGATAGTTCATTTGAATATTACTGTCCGTATTTACTTGATCGGTGATCTGCTCCATCATGTAATCATGTAGCTTCTGTTGATCGTCATCCAATTCTTTCCCTTCCCCGAAGAAAATAGAGGAGATGAGAAGAAGAACCGCGACAATACATACGATGGCAAGCGTCACAAAGGTACTGGGAACACCAATAAAGGATAGAAAGGCAATCAGCATCTTTTTTAAGACCAAAAGCATGATCTTGATGGCTTTGGCCGCCGCTTTTGCGGCAGCCTTTCCAGCTTTCTTCCCGACCTTTTTCATTCCCTTACGGGCGGCTTGGGAAGCTTGATGTTTGATTTGTTGTTTGATTTGCTCCTTAATTCGTGATACTTGATCTTCAGGAGGCTCATGATTTAAAGCCATTACCAGCTACCTCCTACACCTTGAGCCTGTCTGAAACGATCGGCTTCTTTACGCCTCGCTAAGCGCTTATTCGGTTGGTACGGCACGTACTCGTTCGGATCGGCAGAAGATGTATAGTCATAAGGTGTTTCTCCCATTCCTTTGCTCATATAGGATTCTTCTTTAATAAGTTTACTATCGGATAGTTTACAGTTCGTATAGACGGTCTCTCCTTGCGCAAGACGAGCATCGCCCTGTTGGTAAGGAGAAATACGATACGTTTCTCCTTGTGCATTTTGAGCGACCATGTAACTACGATCACGTTCCACAACCATACGGACTTGTTTCGGTGTATGTTGTGTGACATCTTGAACGTAATAAGAGCCATTATCGACCTTTTGGTTAAAGGCTGGAATCTCGGCTTTTGGTTGAGCCGTTTGATGTTGATTCACTAATAATTGATTCGGATTGATCGCCGGAACGAAGCTCAGTGGAATTTTACTTCCGCCACTATCTATCGTATACGAGACTGGCTTACCATTCGGCGTGTTATTCACTAACATACCGTTTTGTAACGTTAAATCTTGGTACGCGACTTGTCCTTTTGTCAGTGTCGGATTCCCTGCTCCGTAACGCGAAACCACTTGGGTTTGACCCGAATGGTCACGGACTTGAATATACGATTGTTCAGGTGTGGTTACCAATTGAATCGCATTTCCTGCAATTTGTTTGACGCCTTGTGGTCCTGATACCGTTTGTGCCATTTGAGCGATGTCACTCACTTCTTTAATGGCTAAGTTGGCCGCTTGGTTATACGGATTATGCTTCATCGCTAATTTAGCGCCCGTTTGATACATTTTGACGCCACCAGCTACCCCTGCGACAAAGGAGACGGTATTGCGGAACCCTTCTTGTTTGGCAAGAGGATTGACGACTTGATGAGGCGCAGCCATCGTATTCTTAAACGCAGATACGCCCGCTGTCGCTCCTTGTTGAACCGCTGTCGCCACGTTTTGAACTTTTTGTACCATGTTCCCTGCGGGAAGTTGATCAATCTTCGTGATCGTGTAACCAGCGCTAGCACCCGCTACGGCATCCGACACCGCACTTCCCACTTTTGTTTCCCCTACGAATTTACTAATCTCTTGAACGCCTGATACCGCCACAAATCCTTGAGCCATATTTTTAGCGATCTCAGGAACGGCATTCATTCCTTTGACAGACGAAGGAACTCTCATTAATTGCGAGGACATATTGCTTTGAAGATTCTCGCTTATAACCTTTAGATTACCCTTAAAGGAATCGGACGCATTCTTTTGCCATTCCACTTCCATTTGCTCTGGTGTCATATTTGAACCGGATAAATGATTAAGAAAAGTTTTTTTATCATCGGCAGTCTTCATAGTAGCAAGCTGATTCGCTAAGTAGCCACGGTTTACTTGACCACCTGTATGAAGAGAACCTGCTTTGACGGTTTCTCC
Coding sequences within:
- a CDS encoding transposase translates to MSETERKRAGKTYNGEFKKTIVDLYHAGNSVNDLSSEYGVSEVTIYKWVKAFTPISSEEGSLTPKELADIQKENLRLKQELDRLKKAMAIFAKK
- a CDS encoding IS3 family transposase, producing the protein MQRIHVKSKARYGALNIHQNLVNNGCYLSLKRIQCLMKKAGIRSITKKKYRPYPSKEKVIQLDNLLKRDFSTQTINEKWMADSTYIPTVKDGCCYLASVLDLHSKKMVGYSFSRSMTYDIRTG
- a CDS encoding 4'-phosphopantetheinyl transferase family protein translates to MNIYAIKITTKLTEEEIIGALSKIPIERQHRVSRYIKKEDSIRSLYGSLLVQYIIEKELGITYFSYFYNEYGKPSINEVPNFYFNLSHSHEWVVCVTDTEEIGIDIEKINPIDFRIAERFFTSLEFSKIEESPLSEKIDCFYEYWTMKESYIKAKGRGFSIPLHSFYIKEKRGVYTTLDQHNHLYYFNQVKLDEAYKLATCSKKKIKKSKIECSNFRNVGIILNSEIQLLSLYSS
- a CDS encoding thioesterase II family protein — encoded protein: MKLVCLPFAGGSSRSFAKWSNLLVPNIEIIDIELAGRGKRFQEECYKSVKEAIDNIYQILHPVFTGSEPYAIFGHSMGGLLAFELCYKIQELNHIPPIAAFFSAKSAPHLAGKKKVHLFEKKRFIQHLFELGGTPKQLLNNEEFLDLYLPYIRSDYKMIETYQFEKRSSLLNIPFHILYGDRDEIKMNQLTGWKEYTNMTCQLYEFFGGHFFIQSQEKEVVSLIESILTGKLTSKI
- a CDS encoding IS256 family transposase, with the translated sequence MNQFTTDLVQALVQKEDVTKVFRTHLENAVNTLLASELTAFLDYEKYDRIGFNTGSSRNGSYERTLHTEFGELHLVIPRDRNGDFKQQTVAPYKRANDTLEAFVIHMFQKGVTTVEIADLMERMYGHHYTPQTISNMTKVMSEQVEAFRDRTLCARYACVYLDATYIALKRDTVSKEAVYIAVGIREDGSKEVLGYTIAPNESAFVWKELLEDIKSRGVEEILLFISDGLKGITDSIFSIYPASFYQTCCVHLSRTIAHKVRVSDRAEICENFKSVYRAESLEMGQQALHSFIEKWKSKYPKVTKPLLNNPYLFTFYSFPKSIWRSIYSTNLIESFNKQIKKYSKRKEQFPNEESLERFLVSQFDQYNQRFATRCHIGFDQARAELQMMFKTN
- a CDS encoding NlpC/P60 family protein, with amino-acid sequence MALNHEPPEDQVSRIKEQIKQQIKHQASQAARKGMKKVGKKAGKAAAKAAAKAIKIMLLVLKKMLIAFLSFIGVPSTFVTLAIVCIVAVLLLISSIFFGEGKELDDDQQKLHDYMMEQITDQVNTDSNIQMNYRVPEGLVSAIIQINEMHKEHEDYYELIDTTVDKLKPTFTYESFETADETKSQSCSSTGQCTESPSTTSTSSVKRLTEVTAWNGKATFTYGEEWGPWQKHTTKNEDGSSSTTWTRSKQAVVTGQKQKEDYTKLDEILDSFGYKMSDKKMVEAFYEASGGIIHYTEWLKNGKVAFDNVGIDIIGVGSNGNIVPGKGVPPQFMPMYLKGQSTFGTPWYYIAAVHSIETQFSTNATTSSAGAFGVTQFMPCTWVGWSYPGCKGSKGNVVMPKETYTSLSVIARYGGYGVDGNGDGKADPWNLEDGILATAKYLGANGMPSDPKKAFYTYNNANWYVTKAMNLGEKFKNEAKEIPVGGGGSSSSSAVVNAGSVLIGKTVYVFGGGRNQGDINAGRFDCSSFVHWAFAQVGIDLGNRGWVSTETLKNLGTPVPVSDMQPGDLVFFDTYKKDGHVGIYAGNGKFLGCQGKTGVAFADMSKGYFQPKFNGRVRRI